In the genome of Mytilus edulis chromosome 3, xbMytEdul2.2, whole genome shotgun sequence, one region contains:
- the LOC139517602 gene encoding nucleoside diphosphate kinase homolog 7-like, translated as MGEEDRYCFIAEWYDPHAAFIRRYQFMYYVKDQTAEMFDIKNHRVFLKKTKVSDCLRLEDLYIGSTVNILSRQLKFVDYGDDYTRTRFSHKKERTLGIIKPDSTAKMGQILDVIYQKGFMITQLKMCQLNRNEAFQFYQEHQGKPFLDNLLNFITRGPVIAFEMMGPGVISAWRELLGPTDSAEARKVAPQSIRARFGKDNTENACHGSDSTTSAAREVEFFFPSTGPGRQNTAKYSECTCCVIKPHAVKAGLSGQIISAIMEAGFEISVLEIFHMEKANAEEFYEVYKGVVQEYGSMVSELTSGPCIAMEIRAQEAPTKFREMVGPADPEIARHLRPRTLRALFGVDKVQNAVHCTDLPEDGLLEVEYFFKILDR; from the exons ATGGGG gAAGAAGACCGTTATTGTTTCATTGCTGAATGGTATGACCCACATGCAGCCTTCATACGCAGATATCAGTTTATGTATTATGTCAAAGATCAAACAGCAGAAATG TTTGACATTAAAAATCACAGAGTATTTCTGAAGAAGACAAAAGTTAGTGACTGTTTACGGCTAGAAGATTTATATATTGGTAGTACAGTAAACATCTTGTCTAGACAGCTGAAATTTGTAGATTATGGAGATGATTACACTAGGACCAGATTTTCTCATAAAAAAGAAAG AACTTTGGGTATCATAAAACCCGATTCCACAGCCAAAATGGGTCAAATATTAGATGTGATATATCAAAAAGGATTTATGATTACACAGTTAAAGATGTGTCAGCTGAATAGAAATGAAGCTTTCCAATTTTATCAAGAGCATCAGGGAAAACCATTTTTAGA caatttattaaattttataactCGAGGACCAGTGATAGCTTTTGAAATGATGGGACCTGGAGTAATCTCTGCCTGGAGAGAGTTACTTGGTCCAACAGACTCAGCTGAAGCAAGAAAAGTGGCACCCCAGTCAATACGGGCAAGATTTGGAAAAG ACAACACAGAAAATGCCTGCCATGGTTCAGACAGTACAACATCAGCTGCTAGAGAGGTGGAGTTTTTCTTCCCCAGCACTGGACCTGGACGACAGAACACTGCTAAATATAGTGAATGTACATGTTGTGTCATCAAACCACATGCAGTGAAAGCAG GTCTTTCTGGACAAATTATCAGTGCTATCATGGAGGCAGGTTTTGAAATATCGGTGTTAGAAATATTCCACATGGAGAAGGCAAATGCTGAAGAATTTTATGAGGTGTATAAAGGAGTAGTACAGGAATATGGTTCTATGGTATCAGAATTAACGTCAGGTCCATGCATTGCTATGGAGATCAGGGCACAGGAAGCACCAACAAAATTCAGAGAAATGGTTGGACCAGCAGATCCA gaaATAGCACGCCATTTAAGACCTAGAACTCTACGAGCCTTGTTTGGTGTAGACAAAGTACAAAATGCTGTCCACTGCACAGACTTACCTGAGGATGGATTGTTAGAG GTTGAATATTTCTTCAAGATTTTGGATCGCTGA